One genomic segment of Sminthopsis crassicaudata isolate SCR6 chromosome 4, ASM4859323v1, whole genome shotgun sequence includes these proteins:
- the LOC141541160 gene encoding trace amine-associated receptor 6-like, translated as MRSSNSSQSALEQFCYENINGSCIQTPYSLGSRVLIYLAFGSGILLAVLGNLLVMISILHFKQLHSPANFLIASLSCADFFVGVFVMPFSMVRSVESCWYFGESYCKLHSTLDVAFCYISVFHLCFISIDRYIAVTDPLVYPTKFTNSVSGLCIALSWTITMSYSGSVFYTGINDDGLEELVSALTCVGGCQIAVNQKWIIIDFLLFFIPSLVMIILYSKIFLIVKFQARKIENTSSKRESSSSDSYKARVAKRERKAAKTLGIAVIAFLISWLPYSLDSLIDAFLGFITPTYVYEICCWFTYYNSSVNPLIYAFSYPWFQKAIKLIITGKILQNDSSVMNLFSEQE; from the coding sequence ATGAGAAGCAGCAATAGTTCCCAGTCTGCACTTGAACAGTTCTGCTATGAGAATATCAATGGGTCCTGCATTCAGACTCCCTACTCCCTGGGATCCCGAGTCCTGATCTACCTGGCTTTTGGTTCGGGAATTTTGCTGGCTGTGTTGGGAAACCTTTTGGTCATGATTTCCATTCTTCACTTCAAGCAGCTGCACTCTCCAGCCAATTTTCTCATTGCCTCCTTGTCTTGTGCTGATTTTTTTGTGGGAGTCTTTGTAATGCCCTTCAGCATGGTGAGGTCAGTGGAGAGTTGCTGGTATTTTGGGGAGAGTTACTGTAAACTGCATAGCACTTTGGATGTGGCATTTtgttatatttctgtttttcactTGTGCTTCATCTCTATTGATAGATATATTGCTGTTACAGATCCTCTAGTCTATCCAACCAAGTTCACCAACTCTGTCTCTGGACTATGCATTGCTCTTTCTTGGACCATCACTATGTCTTACAGTGGTTCTGTTTTTTACACAGGTATCAATGATGATGGGCTGGAGGAATTAGTAAGTGCTCTTACCTGTGTGGGAGGCTGTCAGATTGCTGTGAATCAAAAATGGATCATAATagattttctgttgtttttcataCCCAGTCTAGTTATGATTATTCTTTATTCTAAGATTTTTCTCATAGTTAAATTTCAGGCTAGGAAAATAGAAAACACAAGTAGCAAACGGGAATCTTCATCCTCAGATAGTTACAAAGCCAGAGTagctaaaagagagagaaaagcagcAAAAACACTAGGCATTGCTGTGATTGCTTTTCTAATTTCATGGTTACCCTACTCACTTGACTCATTAATTGATGCATTTCTTGGTTTCATTACCCCTACCTATGTCTATGAAATTTGCTGTTGGTTTACTTATTATAACTCATCTGTGAATCCCCTGATTTATGCTTTCTCTTACCCTTGGTTTCAGAAAGCTATAAAACTCATTATCACTGGCAAAATCTTACAGAATGACTCTTCTGTCATGAATTTGTTTTctgaacaagaataa